In a genomic window of Brockia lithotrophica:
- a CDS encoding ABC transporter ATP-binding protein: protein MNGGGIRRGIRGLLGRAWTEERRSYLWGAGVLVLVDLISLLPPVLVGRAVDRIVSGTVTREFLLWTVLALAAVAVSTYVLRYLWRRLLFLPAYRIGARLRVDLFAHLLRLGPSFFSQRRRGDLLAYFANDVEAVEQALSLGVLTLLDSVVMGGLLFAALVKTSAPLALVALLPMPFLAWLSRRLGDLLYRRYDEAQEGYAALSARVEETVRGMEVLRVYGQREHVLSSFARAAQDVAQKGRAALEVDALYYPAIGGLTGLSFFLALSAGSFLVARGTLTYGELAAFLAYLGQFVWPMLALGYLFTLLERGAASYDRIGKILESRPEIVDAPDALRTRPRGRLVFSSVTYRYPGAEAPTLEDVSFALEEGEILAVLGPSGAGRSTLLRLVLREIEPVSGEVTWGGIPLRRYALAALRASVGYVPPEPVVFRGTIAENLSLGKKDATREELERAARLVDLHEEILRLPAGYDTRVGPDGVRLSGGQAARLALARALLVDPPLYLFDDPLASVDVLTELRIWGRLLPALRGKTVLLVTHRLLVLPRVDRILILRRGRVAAFGTHAELLATYEPYRRLFRAEERLVDVLQEGERAASRGEGG, encoded by the coding sequence GTGAACGGCGGGGGAATCCGGCGGGGGATCCGCGGCCTCCTCGGCCGGGCTTGGACGGAAGAGCGCCGGAGCTACCTGTGGGGGGCGGGTGTTCTCGTCCTCGTCGACCTCATCTCCCTCCTCCCGCCGGTTCTCGTCGGGCGGGCCGTCGATCGCATCGTCTCGGGTACGGTCACCCGGGAGTTCCTCCTTTGGACGGTCCTCGCCCTTGCCGCTGTGGCGGTGTCTACCTACGTCCTCCGGTACCTTTGGCGCAGGCTCTTATTCCTTCCCGCCTACCGGATCGGCGCCCGACTCCGGGTGGACCTCTTCGCCCACCTCCTCCGTTTGGGCCCCTCGTTCTTTTCCCAACGGCGCCGCGGCGACCTCCTCGCGTACTTTGCAAACGACGTGGAAGCCGTAGAGCAGGCCCTTTCCCTGGGCGTGCTGACGCTTCTCGACTCGGTAGTCATGGGAGGGCTCCTCTTCGCGGCGCTCGTAAAGACGAGCGCCCCCCTCGCTCTCGTGGCGCTTCTTCCTATGCCCTTCCTCGCCTGGCTGTCGCGCCGCCTCGGCGACCTCCTTTACCGCCGCTACGACGAAGCCCAAGAGGGGTACGCCGCCTTGAGCGCCCGGGTGGAGGAGACCGTGCGCGGAATGGAAGTCCTTCGCGTCTACGGCCAGAGAGAACATGTACTTTCATCCTTTGCCCGCGCGGCGCAAGACGTCGCGCAGAAGGGGCGCGCGGCCTTAGAGGTCGATGCGCTCTACTACCCGGCGATTGGCGGGTTGACCGGACTTTCCTTCTTTCTCGCGCTTTCCGCGGGGAGTTTCCTCGTCGCCCGCGGAACCCTCACCTACGGAGAGCTTGCCGCCTTCCTCGCCTACCTCGGTCAGTTCGTATGGCCGATGCTCGCCTTAGGGTACCTCTTTACCCTCCTCGAGCGCGGGGCCGCTTCCTACGACCGGATCGGGAAGATCCTGGAGAGCCGGCCGGAAATCGTCGACGCCCCCGATGCCCTCCGCACCCGCCCGCGGGGGAGGCTCGTCTTTTCCTCCGTGACCTACCGCTATCCGGGGGCGGAGGCTCCCACTCTGGAAGACGTGAGCTTTGCCCTCGAAGAGGGGGAAATTCTCGCTGTCCTCGGTCCATCGGGCGCAGGGAGGTCTACGCTCCTCCGCCTCGTCCTCCGGGAGATCGAGCCCGTTTCCGGGGAGGTGACGTGGGGCGGGATCCCCCTCCGGCGCTACGCTCTCGCCGCGCTTCGCGCTTCCGTGGGGTACGTCCCTCCGGAACCCGTGGTGTTTCGGGGCACGATTGCCGAAAACCTCTCTTTGGGGAAGAAAGATGCCACGCGCGAAGAACTGGAGCGCGCCGCGCGTCTCGTGGACCTTCACGAAGAGATCCTCCGCCTCCCTGCGGGGTACGACACGCGGGTGGGGCCGGACGGCGTGCGCCTGTCCGGCGGGCAGGCGGCGCGTCTCGCCCTCGCCCGCGCCCTCCTCGTCGATCCGCCCCTGTACCTCTTCGACGACCCGCTCGCGAGCGTAGACGTCCTCACGGAACTCCGCATCTGGGGGCGGCTTCTCCCCGCGCTCCGGGGAAAAACCGTTCTCCTCGTCACGCACCGCCTGCTGGTTCTCCCCCGGGTCGACAGAATCCTCATTTTGCGGCGGGGGCGCGTGGCGGCCTTCGGGACGCATGCGGAACTTTTGGCGACCTACGAACCCTATCGGCGGCTCTTCCGCGCCGAAGAGCGACTGGTGGACGTCCTCCAGGAAGGGGAACGTGCCGCGAGCCGGGGCGAGGGAGGATAG
- a CDS encoding ABC transporter ATP-binding protein, with product MRALVRLGAYLRRERRMLGAGLGFLLLATGFDVAGPVLVRVALDRYVAPGNFDPAPLFALAVLYLATLAASGLFHYLQYLRLGEVALRVILHLRRELLAKAFRLPWAAFRRRPPGELVSRILSDTEALKEFLLFALGYLVYSAVYLSGVLAAMFFLDRRLALFLVALLPLLGFVFWLYGSLLIPLYRRVRAQTAEVSAFLQDALGGLAVVRAFRLEERFLSDFRERVESLRRELSRQVVLHALLGRPLIDLIALATLAGIVAFFGTASLRGTVEVGVLYAFLTYVGRLFEPIAETVAQMAVVQHAAAASERVFAYLDEREEESGREEEGDGQSARRLPAETPFGARSAAHVRFADVWFTYDGATWALRGIDVELSPGSFVVVVGRTGSGKSTFLRLLLRLYAPTRGQIYLDGVPLAALSEEEFVRRIALVEQEPVLFAGDLAFNVRLYDARPERDVERVLRRVGLGDLLDRLPNGLFTPVGEAGSRLSSGERHLLALARALLRDPALLLLDEVTAHLDAWTEERILRVLQEERGRRTIVAVVHRLRLAEAADEILVLDEGRVVERGTHAELLARKGRYAALYATRKIEDLEEFQEGALS from the coding sequence ATGCGCGCTCTCGTGCGACTCGGCGCATACCTACGTCGGGAACGGCGGATGCTCGGCGCCGGCCTCGGCTTTCTCCTCTTGGCCACGGGTTTTGACGTGGCGGGTCCCGTGCTCGTGCGCGTCGCCCTGGACCGCTACGTCGCCCCGGGGAACTTCGATCCGGCGCCCCTGTTTGCACTTGCCGTCCTTTACCTCGCGACTTTGGCCGCTTCGGGACTCTTCCACTACCTTCAGTACCTCCGCTTAGGGGAGGTCGCCTTGCGGGTGATCCTCCACCTGCGCCGGGAGTTGTTGGCCAAGGCGTTTCGTCTCCCGTGGGCCGCCTTTCGCCGCCGCCCACCCGGCGAACTCGTCTCCCGCATCCTTTCCGACACGGAGGCTCTGAAGGAATTCCTCCTCTTTGCCCTCGGGTACCTCGTCTACAGCGCCGTGTACCTTTCGGGCGTGCTCGCGGCGATGTTCTTTCTCGACCGCCGCCTCGCGTTGTTCCTCGTCGCCCTTCTCCCCCTTTTGGGATTCGTGTTTTGGCTCTACGGTTCGCTCCTCATCCCCTTGTACCGTCGCGTGCGGGCGCAGACGGCGGAGGTTTCCGCCTTTCTCCAGGACGCCCTCGGGGGACTCGCCGTCGTCCGCGCCTTTCGCCTGGAAGAGCGCTTTCTTTCGGACTTTCGCGAACGCGTGGAGTCTCTGCGGCGCGAGCTTTCGCGCCAGGTCGTCCTTCACGCGCTTCTCGGACGCCCCCTCATCGACCTCATCGCGCTGGCGACGCTCGCGGGAATCGTCGCCTTCTTTGGTACCGCCTCCTTGCGCGGCACCGTAGAGGTAGGCGTGCTCTACGCCTTCCTCACCTACGTCGGACGCCTCTTCGAGCCGATCGCCGAGACGGTCGCCCAGATGGCGGTCGTCCAGCACGCCGCGGCGGCTTCCGAGCGGGTGTTTGCCTACCTCGACGAACGAGAAGAAGAAAGCGGCCGAGAAGAAGAAGGCGACGGGCAGAGCGCCCGCCGCCTTCCGGCCGAAACCCCGTTTGGGGCGCGTTCGGCGGCCCACGTGCGCTTTGCCGACGTGTGGTTTACCTACGACGGCGCGACGTGGGCGCTACGCGGGATCGATGTGGAGCTCTCCCCGGGGAGCTTCGTGGTCGTCGTCGGGCGTACGGGGAGCGGAAAGTCGACCTTCCTCCGTCTTCTCCTCCGGTTGTACGCGCCGACGCGCGGGCAAATCTACCTCGACGGCGTTCCCTTGGCCGCGCTTTCGGAAGAAGAGTTCGTCCGCCGTATCGCCCTCGTGGAGCAGGAACCCGTGCTCTTTGCCGGCGACCTCGCGTTCAACGTGCGCCTGTACGACGCCCGTCCGGAGCGGGACGTAGAGCGCGTCCTTCGCCGCGTCGGTTTGGGGGATCTCCTCGACCGGCTTCCGAACGGCCTCTTTACCCCCGTGGGGGAAGCCGGGTCCCGCCTTTCTTCGGGAGAACGCCACCTCCTCGCCCTTGCCCGCGCCCTCCTCCGCGATCCCGCGCTCCTCCTCCTCGATGAGGTCACCGCGCACCTGGACGCTTGGACGGAGGAGCGCATCCTCCGCGTCCTACAGGAAGAAAGGGGACGGAGGACGATCGTCGCGGTCGTCCACCGCCTCCGGCTCGCGGAGGCCGCCGACGAAATCCTCGTCTTGGACGAGGGGCGCGTCGTCGAGCGGGGAACACACGCCGAGCTCCTCGCCCGCAAGGGGCGGTATGCGGCCCTCTACGCGACCCGCAAAATCGAAGATCTCGAGGAATTCCAAGAGGGAGCCCTTTCCTGA
- a CDS encoding ABC1 kinase family protein has translation MLRGVLRLGEVAGKLGIWAAGTAAALALRGAWRDLRGAPPGTWGAILLRRHGDVLGNRLRELLVDLGPAFVKFGQVASTRIDLFPRAMIQALAELQDEVPPFSYAEVRRTVEAEFGAPPEAIFAEFDPVPIASASLGQVHRARLADGREVAVKVRRPHIEEAVERDLAVIRFLVAWAERLLPAARKIALSEKVEEFGESLRRELDYVREGNHADLLRSALLPEAGVKIPAVIWERTTERVLTLEYVRGEKLKDFLARPPQTSEERAFRKTVAVRLVRTIVRQMFRDGVFHADPHPGNVFVHPDGTLTLIDFGMVGRLPERLRDGMALLVVGLMQKDTDTIVRAVRAMQLLPPSADLAAYRADVDRLREKYYHRPFHTVSVPEVLDDLLGLALRHDVEVPRELTLMGRALGLLEGIAVRLDPELRLVDLAEPIGIELLLHRLSPPEVYRRARVRLEEDLALVRRALTALAALAPDEEGASVGRPRRRDRRRERAPEHLGALDWAILSLAFVQGAALLFVLLVLLGTLGARGTLAAAASGARVVGEAALAAFSALPAPLCGAALVGVGAVFGARAALRIVRRK, from the coding sequence ATGCTCCGCGGCGTGTTGCGCCTCGGTGAAGTGGCAGGGAAGCTCGGGATCTGGGCGGCGGGAACGGCGGCGGCGCTCGCCTTGCGCGGGGCGTGGCGCGACCTACGGGGGGCGCCGCCGGGAACGTGGGGCGCGATCCTCCTCCGCCGCCACGGCGACGTGCTCGGGAACCGCCTGCGCGAACTCCTCGTCGACTTGGGTCCCGCCTTCGTGAAGTTCGGCCAGGTGGCGAGCACGCGCATCGACCTCTTTCCCCGAGCGATGATCCAAGCGCTTGCGGAACTTCAGGACGAGGTTCCGCCTTTTTCCTATGCGGAGGTGCGGCGGACGGTGGAAGCCGAGTTCGGTGCACCGCCCGAGGCGATCTTTGCAGAATTCGACCCCGTTCCTATCGCTTCTGCGTCCTTGGGTCAGGTGCACCGCGCCCGCCTCGCGGACGGCCGCGAGGTTGCTGTCAAGGTTCGGCGGCCGCACATCGAAGAAGCGGTAGAGCGTGACCTCGCCGTCATCCGCTTTCTCGTCGCCTGGGCGGAGCGCCTCCTACCCGCCGCCCGAAAGATCGCCTTGAGCGAAAAGGTCGAAGAGTTCGGAGAAAGCCTGCGGCGCGAGCTCGACTACGTGCGCGAGGGAAATCACGCAGATCTCTTGCGCTCAGCCCTCCTCCCGGAAGCGGGGGTGAAGATCCCTGCGGTGATCTGGGAGCGGACGACCGAGCGTGTACTCACCCTCGAGTATGTCCGCGGCGAGAAGCTCAAGGATTTCCTCGCCCGACCGCCCCAGACCTCCGAAGAACGGGCCTTTCGAAAGACGGTCGCCGTCCGCCTCGTGCGAACGATTGTACGCCAGATGTTTCGAGACGGCGTGTTTCACGCCGATCCGCACCCGGGGAACGTCTTCGTCCATCCGGACGGCACCCTGACGCTCATCGACTTCGGCATGGTAGGGCGCCTCCCCGAGCGCCTTCGGGACGGCATGGCCCTTCTCGTGGTCGGCCTCATGCAAAAGGATACGGATACGATCGTCCGGGCCGTTCGGGCCATGCAGCTCCTCCCTCCCTCTGCCGACCTCGCCGCCTACCGCGCGGACGTCGACCGCCTGCGCGAGAAGTACTACCACCGCCCCTTTCACACGGTTTCCGTCCCCGAAGTCTTGGACGACCTCTTGGGCCTCGCCCTCCGCCACGACGTAGAGGTCCCCCGCGAGCTCACGCTCATGGGCCGCGCCCTCGGCCTTCTCGAGGGGATCGCCGTGCGCCTCGATCCGGAGCTCCGCCTCGTCGACCTGGCAGAACCCATCGGGATCGAACTCCTCCTCCATCGGCTTTCGCCCCCGGAGGTGTACCGGCGCGCGCGCGTGCGCCTCGAGGAAGACCTCGCCCTCGTCCGCCGGGCCCTTACCGCCCTCGCCGCCTTAGCTCCGGACGAAGAAGGCGCTTCGGTGGGGAGACCCCGTCGCCGGGACAGAAGGCGCGAAAGGGCGCCGGAACACCTCGGCGCCCTCGATTGGGCGATCCTCTCCCTCGCCTTCGTCCAGGGGGCGGCCCTCCTCTTCGTCCTCCTCGTCCTCCTCGGTACCCTGGGGGCGAGAGGCACGCTTGCGGCCGCCGCATCTGGGGCGCGCGTCGTGGGGGAAGCCGCATTGGCCGCGTTTTCTGCCCTTCCCGCGCCGCTTTGCGGAGCTGCTCTCGTCGGTGTGGGTGCCGTCTTCGGGGCGCGTGCAGCTCTCCGCATCGTCCGTCGGAAGTAG
- a CDS encoding amidase, whose translation MGERGNATDVEVNLMGIAPSDVHAYAQWDATELAERIRRGELSCREAVDLAFAAVAAKNPELNAFVYVREEAFREADACDEAKAVRGTADRGDAPFLGVPIGLKNLIQELAGEPHTMGSRALRGVRASFTSRFAEALREAGFLVIGITNVPEFALMGTTEPKAYGPTRNPWNLRHSPGGSSGGSAAAVAARMVPLAGANDGGGSIRIPAAYTGLFGLKPTRGRTPIGPGRGRALFGLGINHVLTRSVRDSAAVLDVLWAKVRPYEPGAAFVAPPFDGSYREAANGEAIGRRKPLRVAVWTRSPLGGEPHPAVAQSVRAVAEALANQGHAVEEAYPQVDGERLTLSYLTAYLADVAHLYAYRLPALVPSFRPEETEAASRLLSRLGRRLKAADFLDAVELWDRATLAVDEFFARYDLLVTPTAMDVAPRLGEGGSRAQELLLELVARLRLEGVVERLGAFTRIFLEAIGRVPFTQLANFTGAPAASVPAGRKDGLPIGVQLMSGRGREDLLLAVADFLEKTPLWLRDIPPHAVGGTTAGASGLSPDERNPRLPADEARG comes from the coding sequence GTGGGCGAACGCGGGAACGCGACCGACGTCGAGGTGAACCTCATGGGGATCGCTCCGTCCGACGTACACGCCTACGCCCAGTGGGACGCAACAGAACTCGCCGAGCGGATCCGCCGCGGCGAACTCAGCTGCCGCGAGGCCGTAGACCTCGCCTTTGCCGCCGTCGCCGCGAAAAACCCCGAGCTCAACGCCTTCGTCTACGTGCGGGAGGAGGCATTCCGCGAAGCCGACGCATGCGACGAGGCTAAAGCGGTGAGGGGGACCGCCGATCGCGGGGATGCGCCCTTCCTCGGCGTACCTATAGGACTCAAGAACCTCATCCAAGAACTCGCCGGCGAGCCGCACACGATGGGGTCGCGCGCCCTGAGGGGGGTGCGCGCCTCCTTCACCTCGCGCTTTGCAGAAGCCCTGCGGGAGGCGGGGTTTCTCGTGATCGGAATCACGAATGTCCCCGAGTTCGCCCTCATGGGGACCACAGAACCTAAGGCGTACGGCCCGACGCGCAACCCGTGGAACCTGCGCCACTCCCCGGGAGGCTCGAGCGGCGGCTCGGCGGCTGCCGTAGCGGCGCGCATGGTTCCCCTCGCCGGGGCTAACGACGGCGGTGGTTCCATCCGCATCCCCGCCGCCTACACGGGGCTCTTCGGCCTCAAGCCGACCCGCGGCCGCACCCCCATCGGACCCGGCCGCGGTCGGGCACTCTTCGGCCTCGGGATCAACCACGTCCTCACGCGTAGCGTCCGCGACTCCGCCGCCGTGCTCGACGTGCTGTGGGCCAAGGTGCGCCCCTACGAACCGGGCGCCGCCTTCGTCGCCCCGCCCTTCGACGGTTCGTACCGCGAGGCGGCAAACGGAGAGGCGATCGGGCGGAGGAAGCCTCTGCGCGTCGCCGTCTGGACGCGGTCTCCCCTCGGCGGCGAACCCCACCCGGCCGTAGCGCAGAGCGTGCGCGCCGTCGCCGAAGCGCTGGCAAACCAAGGGCACGCGGTGGAAGAAGCCTACCCACAGGTCGACGGGGAACGCCTCACCCTGAGCTACCTCACGGCGTACCTCGCCGACGTCGCCCATCTGTACGCCTACCGCCTCCCCGCCCTCGTACCGTCCTTCCGCCCCGAAGAGACGGAGGCCGCCTCGCGCCTCCTCTCCCGCCTCGGCCGAAGGCTCAAGGCCGCCGACTTCCTCGACGCGGTAGAACTCTGGGACCGGGCGACGCTCGCCGTAGACGAGTTCTTCGCGCGCTACGACCTCCTCGTCACCCCTACGGCCATGGACGTCGCCCCGCGGTTGGGCGAAGGGGGGTCGCGGGCGCAGGAACTCCTCCTCGAACTCGTGGCGCGTCTCCGCCTGGAGGGGGTCGTGGAGCGTTTGGGCGCCTTCACCCGCATCTTCCTCGAGGCAATCGGCCGCGTCCCCTTCACCCAGCTGGCAAACTTCACCGGCGCTCCGGCGGCCAGCGTTCCCGCCGGACGGAAGGACGGGCTTCCCATCGGCGTACAGCTCATGTCCGGCCGTGGGCGCGAGGATCTCCTCCTCGCCGTCGCCGACTTCCTCGAAAAGACCCCCCTCTGGCTCCGGGACATACCCCCGCACGCCGTAGGCGGGACGACCGCGGGGGCCTCCGGGCTGTCGCCGGACGAAAGGAATCCCCGGCTCCCCGCAGACGAAGCGCGGGGATAA
- a CDS encoding amidase, with the protein MASEDVRSALRTHDALGLAQILQEGELGPEELVEAALEGIRSQNPRLNAVVHICEAEARARVRELAALPREARERMPLWGVPILLKDLGQSVRGCPETHGSRALRGHRASGTSHFAEALLEAGAVVLGFTNTPEFGLWVVTEPEAYGPTRNPWDEGRSPGGSSGGSAAAVAARLVPLAGASDGGGSIRIPAAYTGLFGLKPSRGRTPIGPARGRGWQGAAAHHVLTRSVRDSALVLDVLWQKARPFEPGGAFPGVPFAGSFAEAARPEAVEHQKPRVAFSTAHPFPGETPHPGVREVVERAAAYLAERGFVVEEVPLPYTSEDLVAGFLPLVYAETYRTLRALARRLRPSPASDGGDLLAPPSVEAATYLLGRLGEAISAAEAVEFLERWDALAARLDEFFTRWDLFLTPAAAILPPPIGSWRMGEALEGDLLSLAASGGEALRRDGRLHAFVTALTARTPYTQAANMAGLPAASLPLGTAYPDVFQEPSAGERVLPVGVHVLAPRGREDLLLAFSAWWEATDLWRGGDEPPLLRGGRR; encoded by the coding sequence GTGGCAAGCGAAGACGTGCGGAGCGCCCTGCGCACCCACGACGCCCTAGGTCTCGCCCAAATCCTCCAGGAAGGCGAGCTGGGGCCGGAAGAACTCGTAGAAGCCGCCCTCGAAGGGATCCGCAGCCAAAACCCGCGGCTCAACGCCGTAGTCCACATCTGCGAAGCGGAGGCGCGCGCCCGCGTGCGCGAACTCGCCGCCCTCCCCCGCGAGGCTCGGGAGAGGATGCCCCTGTGGGGGGTGCCGATCCTCCTCAAGGACCTCGGACAGTCGGTCCGCGGCTGCCCGGAAACCCACGGCTCCCGCGCCCTGCGAGGCCACAGAGCATCAGGAACCTCGCACTTCGCCGAAGCGCTCCTCGAGGCCGGCGCGGTCGTCCTCGGGTTTACGAATACGCCGGAATTCGGCCTTTGGGTCGTCACGGAGCCCGAGGCCTACGGACCTACGCGCAACCCGTGGGACGAAGGCCGTTCCCCAGGGGGCTCGAGCGGCGGTTCGGCGGCTGCCGTCGCCGCACGGCTCGTCCCCCTGGCGGGAGCGAGCGACGGCGGCGGCTCCATCCGTATTCCCGCCGCCTACACGGGTCTCTTCGGCCTCAAGCCATCCCGCGGCCGCACGCCCATAGGTCCTGCCCGCGGTCGCGGCTGGCAGGGGGCGGCGGCCCATCACGTGCTCACGCGAAGCGTCCGCGACTCCGCCCTCGTCTTGGACGTGCTCTGGCAGAAGGCGAGGCCCTTCGAGCCCGGCGGTGCGTTCCCCGGTGTCCCCTTTGCGGGCAGTTTTGCGGAGGCGGCCCGTCCGGAGGCAGTGGAGCACCAAAAGCCGCGCGTCGCCTTCTCCACCGCCCACCCCTTTCCGGGAGAAACGCCGCATCCGGGCGTGCGGGAAGTGGTGGAACGGGCGGCGGCCTACCTCGCGGAACGCGGCTTTGTCGTCGAGGAAGTCCCCCTGCCCTACACGTCGGAAGACCTCGTCGCGGGCTTCCTCCCCCTCGTGTACGCGGAAACGTACCGTACCCTCCGCGCCCTTGCGCGGCGCCTCCGCCCCTCCCCCGCTTCCGACGGCGGAGACCTCCTCGCCCCTCCTTCGGTGGAGGCGGCCACCTACCTCCTCGGTCGGCTGGGGGAGGCGATCTCGGCCGCGGAAGCCGTGGAGTTCCTCGAGCGCTGGGACGCTCTCGCCGCCAGGCTGGACGAATTTTTCACCCGATGGGACCTCTTCCTCACGCCGGCAGCGGCGATCCTCCCGCCTCCTATCGGCAGCTGGCGCATGGGCGAAGCCCTCGAAGGCGACCTCCTCTCCCTTGCCGCCTCGGGGGGAGAAGCGCTTCGAAGGGACGGACGACTTCACGCCTTCGTCACCGCGCTCACGGCGCGCACGCCGTACACTCAGGCGGCAAACATGGCCGGCCTTCCCGCCGCCTCCCTCCCCCTCGGGACGGCGTACCCCGACGTGTTCCAAGAGCCTTCGGCAGGAGAAAGGGTGCTCCCCGTCGGGGTGCACGTCCTCGCCCCCCGCGGACGGGAAGACCTCCTTTTGGCCTTCTCCGCCTGGTGGGAAGCTACGGACCTCTGGCGCGGCGGCGACGAACCTCCCCTCCTTCGAGGTGGACGCCGCTAA
- a CDS encoding 2-hydroxyacid dehydrogenase: MRVFVTRRIPEEFLEPLRAHAEVEVWPEADVPPPPDVLRTKAMDAEGLITLLTERVDRSLLASAPKLRVVANLAVGYNNVDVAAACERGVVVTYTPDVLTEATADLVLLLVLGAARRVREAIALVEENRWRGWAPFDGLGVDLAGKTLGIWGMGRIGAAVARRARSFGMDIVYHNRRPREDPTVRELGARYVSFPELLALSDVLVVLVPYAPELRHRIGAEEIRAMKSGAILIVASRGGIVDEAAVAEALATGHLFAAGFDVYEVEPLPEDSPLRRAPRVLLLPHIGSATEETRAAMARLAVDNVVRVLRGLPPQTPVPECADLAGKS; encoded by the coding sequence GTGCGGGTGTTCGTCACGCGCCGCATTCCCGAGGAGTTTCTCGAGCCTCTCCGCGCCCACGCGGAGGTAGAGGTTTGGCCGGAGGCGGACGTCCCCCCGCCGCCGGACGTCCTGCGCACCAAGGCGATGGATGCCGAGGGCCTCATCACCCTCCTCACCGAGCGGGTAGACCGAAGCCTCCTCGCGTCGGCCCCGAAGCTGCGCGTGGTGGCAAACCTCGCCGTGGGGTACAACAACGTCGACGTCGCCGCCGCCTGCGAACGGGGCGTCGTCGTGACCTACACCCCGGACGTCCTCACGGAGGCGACGGCCGACCTCGTCCTCCTCCTCGTCCTCGGCGCGGCTCGGCGGGTGCGCGAGGCGATCGCACTCGTGGAGGAAAATCGCTGGCGCGGTTGGGCGCCGTTCGACGGCCTCGGCGTCGACCTCGCCGGCAAGACGCTTGGGATCTGGGGGATGGGACGCATCGGCGCTGCGGTGGCCCGCCGGGCGCGGAGCTTCGGCATGGACATCGTTTACCACAACCGGCGTCCGCGGGAAGATCCGACCGTACGCGAACTCGGGGCGCGCTACGTGTCCTTCCCGGAGCTCCTCGCCCTTTCCGACGTTCTGGTCGTGCTCGTCCCCTACGCTCCGGAGCTTCGGCATCGCATTGGCGCGGAGGAAATCCGCGCCATGAAGAGCGGAGCGATCCTCATCGTCGCCTCCCGCGGGGGGATCGTGGACGAGGCGGCGGTGGCGGAAGCGCTCGCGACGGGCCACCTCTTTGCCGCGGGCTTCGACGTGTACGAAGTCGAACCCCTTCCCGAGGATTCCCCCCTCCGTCGGGCGCCGCGCGTCCTTCTCCTTCCGCACATCGGAAGCGCCACGGAGGAGACGCGGGCGGCCATGGCGCGTCTCGCGGTGGACAACGTGGTCCGGGTCCTCCGCGGGCTTCCCCCACAAACTCCCGTTCCCGAGTGTGCGGACCTCGCGGGAAAGTCGTGA